Proteins co-encoded in one Sebastes umbrosus isolate fSebUmb1 chromosome 20, fSebUmb1.pri, whole genome shotgun sequence genomic window:
- the tnrc6b gene encoding trinucleotide repeat-containing gene 6B protein, whose protein sequence is MEDKKRKKEEKRKREASQKVTEQKNKVPDLTKPASAQSPATQSSSASPSPGPTPSASPSPATLGPGSAASPSQGGNNAKRLPVANGQPTSTTISSSTAGGPGAAGNGSTSSGGGAQAPQQQPRYMPREVPPRFRCQQDHKVLLKRGQPPLSSMLLGGGGGGGGGGGGGDGPNANMAAVSDSGAAVSSLALTSSSVAASTTTSNYANSMWGASSGSQASSQGREKVIVDGNDLEEWPSIAGSDGGGASFTGAGGGSSNNGMPVNSISASGNQSSPTSSFSLPNECMQSSNGVAWGMAASQGHLGGGNAVAAAGPLLQQPSSLSKASAVPGSHDASGPVDGSSGIPGANFNPNANPSAWPALVQQDGPAAAAEGGPSSFHHQGPGGSLSANNSASLGLGGGAVGVLGGHPPLSVNQSSTHQRQLHQMQSRDREMGGGKWDSESAGPKIAGGEGIGGGMDRGAGGGEMSVGDHSVASSWRGQSSYPAANSKTGASRTDGWEGGGGGTGGFGAAEGDNGTSSWGYQSSTSGANAWGSAGTGGNSSQTSGVSQGGWGSSGVGGERGVSGGDWGGSSTGVGGANPGGEGIGGACSSNSSSSGGSTAGNPPATSSSSSTTTTMTRAWDNQKGESETGEWGGGVDGQGAHGGSSSSGGNSRNGSRPNSSHSHPPRPAPNAEAALQNLLSRSDLDPRVLSNTGWGQTQIRQNTSWDFEGGKSKGGSTSATSKHASSLGGSSQYSGGPRTQNTDSLGPGVSPSQPPSAGSSGEGWESSSNSSSSGASMSGRAPPPSGPNMRNLGVSQSGPVTPTGPGMGPGVMPGHSQQGKATGWGGGGMGAGDSQQAKGWGNEEWRDSSRGGNGGGWGDHGQQGDPASGGWGGNKEEKGTGGGWKEMGGNGGGSGWGSGPKAGAGRDWGEQQSKSNSGGGGWEDERKNREGNSGGDSGVGSWGSWEEGAPRRTWGAGGTGGGGGSGGGGMGVGGMGSKPHQGWSGGNKMHQMPNSQPGSITGPQAQLQQQQSQPRNQHPQRQQALDQGAMQGGGGRKPISQAQNQNQSSGWTSGPIPGGSGGGGSGSEPSGWEEPSPQSISRKNEIDDGTSAWGDPTHYSYKPVNLWDKNSAPAGQQPHDQQPHGQQAHGQQAQAQAQAQAQAQAQAQAQAQAQAQAQAQAQAQAQAQAQAQAQAKQQQQQQQQQQQQQAPPIQQQPNRQAAGLGGNRDFNTGHGPAKTTAIGSSGWGGTSPTSPTVDTGTTAWGKTTDAPTGWGDPEDAGGKTSGWGNPSPNPIKSGSKSMQDAWGEKEGPVAASRHSSWEDEEEGGGGGGGMWNSAGSQGSGSSWGQGSNGGWGQTHPGKKPSSKGPMKAGVGESWMSPINRQFSNMGLLNDDPSGPNIDLAPGSHQEKKMDAEKRSMGMGMGMGMGMNDYNGDMRKGGRPGGGMAYRQPGSKEAAPGDAGSYYDKTLPLTNQDWCLGEEGHGSLYSPPTVYKPHSLFNHTIPFRQGGHSIFGSSGGMAQSRHQPSVPPINQSPGIRAQVPHQFLSPQVPGSVLKQMPPPSGSVGGVGGVGGVAGVGGGVFPPQLSPQHIAMLSSIYPPHIQFQLACQLLLQQQQQQPQQQQQQQLLQNQRKFPPNMRQQADPQQLARIMAVLQQQRQQQQVGGLGGSSKLSPSHHGGGVGGGPKLPGADSLPHQGLVGSVADMHQKNLGPYSGFGSGVNLPGLDMGGSVVGVPGGMKDLGIQQSRFKWMMEGHSSPDTSSPENAFHKTGPVTPMKMPGGSPYSQYDMMVGDGLGDNWHRTPGNKMGAKPTATPSWPPEFQPGVPWKGIDRVDPDSDPYMTPGSMMGNAVSPNLNDTEHQLLQDNTDSTPPLNTLLPSPGAWPYSASDSPLNNAHNSAKYTDYKTSWPPEPIGHKSWKANRGSSQSQMSQLSRPPPGLASQKQPSPSPWSGGAPRLAGRGWGGGSSTTASSWSDGSSRESCWLVLSNLTPQIDGSTLRTICMQHGPLLTFHLGLTQGTALIRYGSKQEAAKAQSALHMCVLGNTTILAEFVSEEDVARYIAHSQAGGAGSGGTTPGSAGSGPTASSAAGANGNGGSCDRSGAGGSSGGGGGGGVEGGSVAGGAGNGGAGPPSSGWQSLDSTGSSSDQSATQGPGLGIFAQWSSNGTGVGGGAGGVEAGRQGLWGGMGGAGYSSSSLWGSPALDDRHQMGSPASLLPGDLLGGGADSI, encoded by the exons Gtcacagaacaaaaaaacaaag TGCCAGACTTGACCAAGCCGGCATCTGCCCAGTCTCCTGCCACTCAGAGCAGCTCTGCCTCCCCCAGCCCTGGACCCACCCCTTCTGCCTCCCCATCCCCAGCCACCTTGGGCCCTGGCAGTGCTGCCTCCCCGTCACAGGGCGGCAACAATGCCAAGCGCCTGCCGGTGGCCAACGGACAgcccacctccaccaccattTCTTCCTCCACCGCTGGCGGCCCCGGTGCTGCTGGAAACGGCAGCACAAGTAGCGGAGGCGGAGCCCAAGCGCCTCAGCAGCAGCCGCGCTACATGCCGAGAGAAGTGCCGCCGCGATTCCGCTGCCAGCAGGACCATAAAGTGCTACTGAAGAGGGGTCAGCCGCCACTGTCCTCCATGCTGctgggagggggaggaggaggaggaggaggagggggaggaggggatggCCCAAATGCAAACATGGCTGCTGTCTCAG ATTCTGGTGCAGCTGTCTCCTCATTGGCCCTCACCTCATCATCAGTTGctgcttctactactacttctaatTATGCAAATTCCATGTGGGGGGCGAGCTCAGGCAGCCAGGCCTCCTCTCAGGGCAGGGAGAAGGTGATCGTCGATGGCAACGACCTGGAGGAGTGGCCTAGCATCGCTGGCAGTGATGGGGGAGGAGCTTCTTTCACCGGGGCCGGAgggggcagcagcaacaacGGAATGCCTGTGAACAGCATCAGTGCCTCTGGCAACCAATCCTCACCCACTTCCTCGTTCTCTTTGCCCAATGAATGTATGCAGTCGTCCAACGGTGTGGCGTGGGGGATGGCTGCCTCCCAGGGTCATCTTGGAGGAGGGAATGCAGTAGCTGCAGCTGGGCCTCTGCTACAACAGccctcctcactttccaaaGCCTCCGCTGTGCCAGGGAGCCATGACGCCAGTGGCCCCGTCGACGGCAGCAGTGGGATTCCAGGTGCCAACTTCAATCCAAATGCCAACCCTTCGGCCTGGCCTGCCCTGGTGCAGCAGGATGGGCCCGCTGCTGCAGCGGAAGGAGGTCCGTCTTCCTTCCATCACCAGGGCCCTGGAGGGTCTTTGTCTGCCAACAACTCTGCTTCCCTGGGCCTGGGAGGCGGGGCAGTCGGGGTGCTGGGGGGTCACCCACCTTTATCTGTGAATCAATCAAGCACCCATCAGCGGCAACTTCACCAAATGCAatccagagacagagagatgggaGGGGGAAAGTGGGACAGCGAATCAGCGGGACCAAAAATCGCAGGGGGGGAAGGGATTGGGGGAGGAATGGACCGTGGTGCGGGAGGAGGCGAGATGAGTGTGGGAGACCACAGCGTTGCCTCCTCATGGAGAGGCCAGTCTTCTTACCCTGCAGCTAACTCCAAAACGGGTGCCTCAAGGACTGATGGatgggagggtggaggaggtggcACAGGTGGATTCGGAGCTGCTGAAGGAGATAATGGGACCTCCAGTTGGGGGTATCAGAGTTCCACTAGTGGGGCTAATGCTTGGGGCAGTGCTGGAACTGGGGGAAACAGTAGTCAAACCTCCGGGGTATCTCAGGGAGGGTGGGGGTCATCAGGAGtcggaggggagagaggggttTCTGGAGGTGATTGGGGTGGGAGCTCCACTGGTGTTGGTGGAGCTAATCCAGGAGGTGAGGGAATTGGTGGAGCctgcagcagtaacagcagcagtagtgggGGCAGCACAGCTGGCAACCCCCcggccacctcctcctcttcctcaacaACCACCACTATGACCAGAGCTTGGGACAATCAGAAGGGGGAGAGTGAAACAGGGGAATGGGGTGGGGGAGTAGACGGACAGGGAGCACATGGAGGATCTTCATCCAGTGGTGGAAATTCCAGAAACGGGAGCAGGCCTAACAGTAGTCACAGCCATCCTCCCCGCCCCGCACCTAATGCTGAAGCTGCCTTACAGAACCTGCTCAGCCGGTCTGATCTGGACCCTCGGGTCCTGTCCAACACAGGCTGGGGCCAAACGCAGATCCGACAAAACACATCCTGGGACTTTGAAGGAGGAAAGAGTAAAGGTGGATCGACATCAGCTACATCGAAACACGCATCGTCTCTTGGTGGTTCTTCTCAATATTCTGGTGGACCCAGGACTCAAAACACTGATTCTTTGGGTCCAGGGGTCAGTCCCTCCCAGCCTCCATCAGCGGGGTCCTCCGGAGAGGGctgggagagcagcagcaacagtagcagtagtgggGCCTCTATGTCTGGGAGAGCCCCGCCACCTTCAGGCCCCAACATGAGGAATCTTGGCGTCTCACAATCTGGGCCAGTGACCCCAACAGGACCTGGTATGGGGCCAGGGGTAATGCCAGGACATAGCCAGCAGGGGAAAGCTACAGGCTGGGGTGGAGGAGGGATGGGGGCTGGGGACAGCCAGCAGGCCAAGGGCTGGGGGAATGAGGAATGGAGAGACAGTAGTAGAGGAGGAAATGGTGGAGGATGGGGTGATCATGGGCAACAGGGTGACCCAGCGAGTGGAGGCTGGGGAGGAAATAAGGAGGAGAAAGGGACAGGAGGGGGGTGGAAAGAAATGGGAGGGAATGGAGGAGGGAGCGGGTGGGGATCAGGACCGAAGGCCGGGGCAGGTAGGGACTGGGGAGAGCAGCAGTCCAAATCAAATAGCGGAGGAGGGGGAtgggaggatgagaggaagaaCAGAGAAGGAAACTCAGGTGGGGATTCAGGTGTGGGTAGTTGGGGGAGCTGGGAGGAAGGTGCTCCTCGGAGAACCTGGGGAGCAGGGGGcacagggggaggaggagggagtggaGGAGGGGGGATGGGTGTTGGGGGCATGGGGTCCAAACCCCATCAAGGTTGGAGTGGAGGAAACAAAATGCACCAGATGCCAAACAGCCAGCCGGGCTCCATCACAGGCCCGCAGGCACAACTGCAACAGCAACAATCACAGCCCCGCAATCAGCATCCACAGCGGCAGCAAGCGTTGGACCAAGGGGCTATGCAAGGGGGCGGGGGGAGGAAACCCATCTCTCAAGCCCAGAATCAGAACCAAAGCTCAGGCTGGACCTCGGGGCCCATCCCTGGCGGCTCCGGAGGAGGTGGAAGCGGATCTGAACCGAGCGGCTGGGAGGAGCCCTCACCGCAGTCTATAAGCAGGAAGAACGAGATCGATGATGGAACATCAGCATGGGGAGACCCAACCCATTACAGCTACAAGCCGGTCAACCTGTGGGATAAGAACAGCGCCCCTGCTGGGCAGCAGCCGCATGACCAGCAGCCTCATGGCCAGCAGGCTCATGGCCAGCAGGCTCAGGCTCAGGCTCAGGCTCAAGCTCAGGCTCAGGCTCAAGCTCAAGCCCAGGCTCAGGCTCAGGCACAAGCCCAGGCTCAGGCTCAGGCTCAGGCTCAGGCTCAGGCTCAGGCTCAGGCTCaggctaagcagcagcagcagcagcagcagcaacagcaacagcagcaggcaCCTCCAATACAGcagcagcccaacaggcaggcTGCAGGGCTTGGAGGTAACCGAGACTTTAACACTGGCCATGGACCTGCAAAAACTACAGCTATTG gttCATCAGGTTGGGGTGGTACTTCTCCAACTAGTCCTACAGTAGACACCGGCACTACAGCTTGGGGAAAGACTACTGACGCCCCTACTGGCTGGGGAGATCCTGAAGATGCTGGAGGGAAGACATCGGGCTGGGGAAACCCTTCTCCCAACCCCATCAAATCTG GTTCAAAGTCTATGCAAGATGCCtggggggagaaagagggacCTGTGGCTGCCTCGCGTCACTCAAGctgggaggatgaggaggagggaggcggAGGCGGCGGCGGCATGTGGAACAGCGCCGGCTCCCAGGGAAGCGGCTCGTCTTGGGGACAGGGAAGCAATGGGGGCTGGGGACAGACCCACCCTGGGAAAAAGCCCAGCAGCAAG GGTCCAATGAAGGCTGGCGTAGGAGAGTCATGGATGAGCCCCATCAACAGACAGTTCTCTAACATGGGGCTGCTG AATGATGACCCCAGTGGCCCAAACATTGACCTGGCTCCGGGTTCCCACCAGGAGAAGAAGATGGATGCAGAGAAAAGAAGcatggggatggggatgggaATGGGCATGGGTATGAACGATTACAATGGAGACatgaggaagggaggaagaccAGGAGGGGGGATGGCTTATCGTCAACCTGGATCCAAAGAGGCAGCACCTGGGGATGCTGGGTCCTACTATGACAAG ACCTTGCCTTTGACCAATCAGGATTGGTGCCTTGGGGAGGAGGGTCATGGCTCTCTGTACTCACCACCCACTGTCTACAAGCCCCATTCCCTCTTCAACCACACTATTCCCTTTAGACAA GGCGGTCACAGTATCTTTGGCAGTAGCGGAGGGATGGCTCAGTCAAGACACCAGCCAAGTGTCCCACCCATAAACCAGTCCCCAGGGATACGAGCGCAAGTGCCTCATCAGTTCCTGTCGCCTCAG GTGCCAGGCTCCGTGCTGAAGCAGATGCCCCCTCCCAGCGGGAGCGTGGGGGGTGTTGGCGGCGTGGGAGGAGTGGCAGGAGTCGGGGGAGGTGTGTTCCCTCCACAGCTGTCCCCCCAGCATATTGCCATGCTCAGCAGCATCTACCCACCTCACATCCAGTTTCAGCTG GCTtgtcagctcctcctccagcagcagcagcagcagccgcaacagcagcagcaacagcagctgcTGCAAAACCAGAGGAAGTTCCCACCGAACATGCGGCAGCAGGCTGACCCTCAACAG CTGGCCAGGATCATGGCggtgctccagcagcagagacagcagcagcaggtcggAGGTTTAGGCGGCAGCTCCAAACTCTCCCCATCCCACCACGGTGGAGGTGTCGGAGGGGGTCCCAAACTGCCCGGGGCTGATTCCCTGCCCCACCAAGGCCTGGTGGGCTCTGTGGCCGACATGCACCAGAAAAATCTCGGACCATATTCCG GGTTTGGATCTGGAGTGAACCTCCCCGGTCTGGACATGGGCGGCTCTGTAGTGGGGGTGCCTGGGGGCATGAAGGACCTGGGGATTCAGCAGTCCCGCTTCAAATGGATGATGGAAGGACACTCTTCTCCAGACACCTCCTCACCTGAGAACGCATTCCACAAAA CAGGTCCCGTCACCCCCATGAAGATGCCGGGGGGCTCGCCCTACTCTCAGTATGACATGATGGTTGGAGACGGGCTGGGAGACAACTGGCATCGCACCCCTGGCAACAAGATGGGTGCCAAGCCTACCGCCACGCCCAGCTGGCCCCCTG AGTTCCAGCCTGGCGTGCCCTGGAAGGGAATCGACCGTGTCGACCCTGACTCTGACCCTTACATGACCCCAGggagcatgatgggaaacgcaGTGTCCCCCAACCTTAATGATACTGAGCACCAGTTGTTACAAGACAATACTG ATTCCACCCCTCCCCTCAACACCTTGCTGCCTTCACCTGGTGCCTGGCCCTACAGTGCCTCAGACAGTCCCCTCAACAACGCACACAACTCAG CAAAGTACACAGACTACAAGACCAGCTGGCCCCCAGAGCCCATCGGACACAAGTCCTGGAAAGCTAACCGCGGCAGCAGCCAGAGCCAGATGTCCCAGCTGTCCCGCCCTCCTCCAGGACTAGCTAGTCAAAAGCAGCCATCGCCTTCCCCTTGGTCTGGAGGAGCCCCTCGATTGGCTGGCCGGGGCTGGGGCGGTGGCTCCAGCACCACTG cctcGAGCTGGAGTGACGGCAGCTCTCGGGAAAGCTGCTGGTTGGTGCTCAGCAACCTCACGCCACag ATTGATGGCTCTACTCTGAGGACCATCTGCATGCAGCACGGCCCTCTGCTGACCTTTCACCTTGGCCTGACCCAGGGCACCGCTCTGATTCGCTACGGCTCCAAACAGGAGGCAGCCAAGGCCCAGAGCGCACTCCACAT gTGTGTTCTGGGTAACACCACCATCTTGGCGGAGTTTGTGAGCGAGGAGGATGTGGCTCGCTACATTGCACATTCCCAGGCCGGAGGAGCAGGGAGCGGAGGAACCACACCCGGCTCTGCAGGCTCCGGGCCTACCGCCTCCTCCGCAGCGGGGGCCAACGGTAACGGAGGAAGCTGCGATAGATCCGGAGCCGGAGGCAGCagcggcggaggaggaggaggaggagtagaagGAGGCTCCGTGGCTGGAGGAGCAGGAAACGGAGGAGCCGGGCCCCCCAGCTCCGGGTGGCAGAGTCTGGACAGCACAGGCAGCTCATCGGACCAGTCCGCCACCCAGGGGCCCGGGCTGGGCATCTTCGCCCAGTGGAGCAGCAACGGGACCGGGGTGGGCGGAGGGGCCGGGGGCGTGGAGGCCGGAAGGCAGGGTCTGTGGGGAGGGATGGGCGGGGCGGGGTACTCCAGCAGTAGCCTATGGGGTTCCCCGGCACTCGACGACCGTCACCAGATGGGCAGCCCCGCCTCACTGCTGCCAGGGGACCTGCTGGGCGGGGGGGCTGACTCCATCTAA
- the csnk1e gene encoding casein kinase I → MELRVGNKYRLGRKIGSGSFGDIYLGSNIATGEEVAIKLECVKTKHPQLHIESKFYKMMQGGVGIPSIKWCGAEGDYNVMVMELLGPSLEDLFNFCSRKFSLKTVLLLADQMISRIEYIHSKNFIHRDVKPDNFLMGLGKKGNLVYIIDFGLAKKYRDARTHQHIPYRENKNLTGTARYASINTHLGIEQSRRDDLESLGYVLMYFNLGSLPWQGLKAATKRQKYERISEKKMSTPIEVLCKGYPSEFSTYLNLCRSLRFDDKPDYSYLRQLFRNLFHRQGFSYDYVFDWNMLKFGAGRTAEDGERERREGKEGEERAGGGGGGGGQRGAGGRALPPAPNPSAANRVRNEADAAPSNPATRGVQPSGNRSPQAGRAERAERERKVAMRLHRGAPANVSSSDLTARLDQSRIAASQVSVPFEHLAK, encoded by the exons ATGGAGTTGAGGGTGGGGAACAAGTACCGCCTCGGGAGGAAGATAGGGAGCGGATCCTTTGGAGATATTTACCTCG GTTCTAACATCGCTACAGGAGAGGAAGTAGCCATAAAACTGGAATGTGTGAAAACCAAACACCCACAGCTCCACATCGAGAGCAAATTTTACAAGATGATGCAGGGCGGAG TGGGAATCCCGTCTATTAAGTGGTGCGGAGCGGAAGGCGACTACAACGTTATGGTCATGGAGCTGCTGGGCCCCAGTCTGGAGGACCTGTTTAACTTCTGCTCCCGCAAGTTCAGTCTGAAAACCGTCCTGCTGCTGGCCGACCAGATG ATCAGCAGGATTGAATACATCCACTCCAAGAACTTCATCCACAGAGACGTGAAGCCCGACAACTTCCTGATGGGGCTCGGCAAGAAGGGCAACCTGGTCTACATCATCGACTTCGGCCTGGCCAAGAAGTACCGCGACGCCCGAACGCACCAGCACATCCCTTACCGTGAGAATAAGAACCTCACCGGCACCGCCCGCTACGCCTCCATCAACACCCATCTGGGCATCG AGCAGTCGAGGAGAGACGACCTGGAGTCTCTGGGCTACGTTCTCATGTACTTCAACCTGGGCTCTCTGCCCTGGCAGGGGCTGAAGGCTGCCACCAAGAGGCAGAAATACGAACGCATCAGTGAGAAGAAAATGTCCACCCCCATCGAGGTGCTCTGCAAGGGATACCCCT CTGAGTTCTCCACTTACCTGAACTTGTGTCGCTCCCTGCGGTTCGACGACAAGCCGGACTACTCGTACCTGAGGCAGCTCTTCAGGAACCTTTTCCACAGACAGGGCTTCTCATACGATTACGTCTTTGACTGGAACATGCTGAAGTTT GGGGCCGGGAGGACCGCAgaggacggagagagggagaggagggagggaaaagagggagaggagcgagcaggaggaggaggaggaggaggaggccaaaGAGGAGCTGGAGGTCGAGCTCTGCCGCCTGCTCCGAACCCTTCAGCAGCCAACAGAGTCAGGAACGAGGCGGACGCCGCTCCTTCAAACCCGGCCACGCGTGGGGTCCAGCCGTCAG gtaacCGCTCTCCTCAGGCGGGAAGAGCAGAGCGAGCCGAGCGAGAGAGGAAGGTGGCCATGAGGCTTCACCGCGGGGCCCCCGCCAACGTCTCCTCTTCCGACCTCACCGCACGCCTCGACCAATCACGCATCGCTGCATCGCAG GTCAGTGTGCCGTTTGAACATCTGGCAAAGTGA